A genomic stretch from Candidatus Aegiribacteria sp. includes:
- a CDS encoding phosphomannomutase/phosphoglucomutase has product MKAFKAYDIRGVYGRDFDGETVYRIGFFLPGLLKTEKVLVGYDCRESTPDVFSHLVQGITDSGADVYDMGAATTPMVYFATATHGFRASVQITASHNPKEYNGLKISRSDALPVGYDTGLRELEKMVEKGSIQPAVFSGKVMELPGIKGEYVTFLEKFCGNLSNLDYGIDCSNGMASLLARDVFGDKPVYLYDSMDGSFPNHPPNPLDERNTTDLKKVVIENHLNAGVIFDGDGDRVMFIDDKGRFVRPDLITAVLGIHFLKDKNDRVLHDIRTSRGVIEYIEKLGGRPFMWKVGHSHAKLKMRELNAVYGGELAGHYYFRDFFNCDSGMLAAILVLNILSELKEKGNTFSGLIDSISAYSNSGEINFHVDDKESAMKSIRDYFTSCESPTATYDFDGYRVEFPRWWFNIRPSNTEPYLRLVAEATSPELLNEKLKTVRELIRKAGGHE; this is encoded by the coding sequence ATGAAAGCTTTCAAAGCGTACGATATCAGAGGAGTTTACGGTAGAGATTTCGATGGAGAGACCGTATACAGAATAGGTTTTTTCCTCCCCGGACTTCTCAAAACTGAGAAAGTTCTTGTTGGTTACGACTGCAGAGAATCCACCCCGGACGTTTTCAGTCACCTTGTTCAGGGTATCACCGATTCCGGAGCTGATGTTTACGACATGGGCGCGGCAACAACACCGATGGTCTACTTTGCGACTGCTACTCATGGATTCAGAGCATCTGTACAAATAACGGCATCTCACAACCCGAAGGAATACAACGGGCTGAAAATATCCCGTTCAGATGCTCTTCCGGTAGGTTACGATACGGGCCTCAGAGAGCTTGAGAAGATGGTTGAGAAAGGCAGTATTCAGCCTGCTGTTTTCAGTGGAAAGGTCATGGAGCTTCCCGGAATAAAAGGGGAATATGTTACTTTCCTTGAAAAATTCTGCGGGAACCTGTCGAACCTTGATTACGGAATAGACTGTTCAAACGGAATGGCTTCTCTGCTTGCTCGTGATGTCTTCGGCGATAAACCTGTGTATCTGTACGACAGTATGGATGGTTCCTTTCCCAACCACCCTCCTAACCCGCTTGACGAGCGGAATACGACGGATCTGAAAAAAGTCGTCATTGAAAATCATCTTAACGCGGGGGTGATATTCGACGGAGATGGGGACAGGGTGATGTTCATCGATGATAAGGGAAGATTCGTACGTCCTGACCTTATCACTGCCGTTCTCGGGATACATTTTCTGAAGGATAAAAATGACAGAGTACTTCATGATATAAGAACCTCAAGAGGAGTAATCGAGTACATTGAAAAACTTGGGGGCAGGCCTTTCATGTGGAAGGTTGGACATTCCCACGCCAAGTTGAAAATGAGGGAACTGAATGCCGTTTACGGAGGCGAACTGGCCGGCCACTATTACTTCAGAGATTTCTTTAACTGCGATTCGGGAATGCTGGCGGCGATTCTTGTTCTGAATATTTTATCTGAACTCAAAGAAAAGGGAAACACATTTTCCGGTCTTATTGATTCCATCTCCGCATACTCAAATTCAGGGGAAATCAACTTCCATGTGGACGATAAAGAATCGGCAATGAAAAGCATCAGAGATTATTTCACCTCATGCGAATCCCCCACGGCAACGTATGATTTTGATGGATACAGAGTGGAATTTCCCCGATGGTGGTTCAATATCCGTCCTTCAAATACCGAACCTTATCTAAGGCTTGTTGCTGAAGCCACAAGCCCCGAGCTTCTGAATGAGAAACTGAAAACAGTCAGAGAATTGATCAGGAAAGCCGGAGGGCACGAATAA
- a CDS encoding PAS domain S-box protein, which yields MLPDKNTDSMAETNVLAELKNDLRLSRSTLRAILQITENIIVVLNKSGTIVEASSQVEKVFGISLKDAIGKVSWEKFIADEDIDRLRGYFLDRASGTGNPPSTYTLRVKISVDESRFMRANVGFIPGTEERVVILKDMSEVVQEKQKTAESEERYRKVVENTEDGILICSENRILFANRSFCIMTSIERERIYNFSPMHFFHETDRNKIESLFLKPGNKKQGTLVFETEIRKKKGYLPVELSSTPMIYRDTEVILISIRDLTQRKETEKKLKESHSLMKAIVDNFPIGISVHDRNGTLLMANASWRTIWNKNLEDQKEKMIPRSELHMDEKDSYLGEYLDDVKSIYENGGELFIPKLKLPNHSPGGTEFISHYFYALIDDKGKVDKVVILTQDLTESSRTRVELEETRDQYRELYGNIPVAVYKTTMESGGKIVSANQEMYRMFYGEEKGDFSNVTVKDLYVNPSRRKDLKEILAENDEVHCFEAKLKKLDGSTFLASISAKKVIGRIEEEEYIEGIIRDITDQRRIEEELQRVEHLELIGTLAGGIAHDFNNLLMAIQGNVSLAQTEKDPSKLSMYLNQADISIEEATVLTSQFLTFAKGGVPVKKSVDIESFIKETVLFSLRGSDVEAVFEFGDNIEKVKADREQIAQVIRNMILNSIQAMTGSGEITVSCSNTEINADSNIHLKFGDYVKISIKDTGKGIPPDDLKKIFNPYFTSKPYGSGLGLSTSYSIVTRHSGTIKVFSEEGRGTELVIYLPAREHEMKDNVPEKETDPVEEIESAHILIMDDDQKVRQVLSGMLKVLGHKVTESADGAEAIELYKEKLSSGEPFDAVIMDLTIPGGMGGEAAIKVLKKIDPDVKAIVSSGYSTNPVLSNYSDYGFRGELVKPFRISTLEKELKTLLVR from the coding sequence ATGCTGCCAGACAAAAACACAGACAGCATGGCTGAAACAAATGTCCTTGCTGAACTTAAAAATGATCTGAGGCTGAGCAGGTCAACCCTCAGGGCGATATTGCAGATCACAGAGAACATCATAGTTGTTTTGAACAAAAGTGGAACAATTGTCGAAGCCAGCAGCCAGGTTGAGAAGGTTTTTGGGATTTCTCTCAAAGATGCCATTGGAAAAGTATCATGGGAGAAATTCATCGCGGATGAAGATATAGACCGACTTAGAGGCTATTTCTTGGATAGGGCCAGCGGAACGGGCAACCCTCCTTCTACGTATACTCTCAGAGTTAAGATTTCCGTGGATGAATCACGTTTCATGCGAGCCAACGTGGGTTTTATCCCCGGAACAGAGGAAAGGGTTGTCATACTCAAGGATATGTCGGAAGTTGTTCAGGAAAAGCAGAAAACCGCTGAAAGTGAAGAAAGATACCGCAAGGTTGTCGAGAACACAGAGGATGGAATACTTATATGCAGTGAAAACCGGATACTTTTCGCGAACAGAAGTTTCTGCATAATGACAAGTATTGAAAGAGAACGGATTTACAATTTCTCTCCCATGCATTTTTTTCATGAAACGGACAGAAACAAAATTGAATCCCTTTTCCTGAAGCCCGGTAACAAAAAACAGGGAACGCTGGTATTTGAAACTGAAATTAGAAAAAAGAAAGGTTATTTGCCCGTAGAACTTTCATCCACGCCCATGATCTATCGTGATACCGAGGTAATACTGATTTCAATAAGGGATCTGACGCAGCGTAAAGAAACGGAGAAGAAACTCAAGGAAAGTCACAGTCTAATGAAGGCCATTGTTGATAATTTTCCCATTGGCATATCCGTGCATGACAGAAACGGTACACTGCTTATGGCCAATGCTTCATGGCGCACTATTTGGAACAAGAATCTGGAAGATCAGAAGGAAAAAATGATTCCCCGCAGTGAACTCCACATGGATGAGAAAGATTCCTATCTTGGAGAGTACCTTGATGATGTGAAGTCTATCTACGAAAATGGCGGGGAGCTTTTCATCCCGAAACTGAAATTACCCAATCATTCCCCCGGAGGAACCGAGTTTATCTCCCATTACTTCTATGCGCTTATTGATGACAAAGGAAAAGTAGATAAAGTGGTTATTCTCACTCAGGATCTAACGGAATCATCGAGAACAAGGGTTGAACTTGAAGAGACCAGAGATCAGTACAGGGAACTCTATGGAAACATACCTGTGGCGGTATACAAAACAACAATGGAGTCCGGAGGAAAAATCGTATCCGCCAATCAGGAAATGTACAGAATGTTCTATGGAGAGGAAAAGGGAGATTTCAGTAACGTAACAGTGAAAGATCTTTACGTTAATCCGTCACGAAGAAAAGATCTTAAGGAAATACTTGCTGAAAACGATGAAGTGCATTGTTTCGAAGCCAAACTGAAAAAACTCGACGGCTCTACCTTTCTGGCCTCAATTTCGGCTAAAAAGGTTATCGGAAGAATCGAAGAAGAGGAATATATAGAGGGAATAATTCGGGATATTACAGATCAGCGCCGTATAGAAGAAGAGCTTCAAAGGGTCGAACACCTGGAGCTGATAGGAACCCTTGCCGGAGGAATAGCGCACGATTTTAACAATCTGCTCATGGCAATTCAGGGTAACGTATCTCTTGCGCAGACAGAAAAAGATCCATCGAAACTCAGCATGTACCTGAATCAGGCAGATATTTCCATCGAAGAAGCCACTGTTCTTACCAGTCAGTTTCTTACATTCGCTAAAGGAGGAGTTCCTGTTAAGAAGTCAGTGGACATAGAATCATTTATAAAAGAAACGGTTCTTTTCTCCCTGAGAGGTTCTGACGTAGAAGCGGTTTTCGAATTTGGGGATAACATTGAAAAAGTAAAAGCCGACAGGGAACAGATTGCCCAGGTGATTCGTAACATGATATTGAATTCCATACAGGCTATGACAGGCAGCGGCGAGATTACAGTGAGCTGCAGCAATACCGAGATCAATGCTGATTCCAACATTCATCTCAAATTTGGTGATTATGTGAAAATCTCCATAAAGGACACGGGAAAAGGTATACCTCCCGATGATCTGAAGAAAATATTCAACCCGTATTTTACCTCTAAACCGTACGGGTCAGGTCTGGGGCTTTCGACCAGCTATTCCATAGTAACAAGGCATTCCGGAACAATAAAAGTTTTCTCGGAAGAAGGCAGGGGAACGGAATTAGTGATTTACCTTCCAGCCCGGGAACACGAGATGAAAGATAATGTGCCGGAAAAGGAAACCGATCCCGTAGAAGAAATTGAATCGGCGCATATACTGATAATGGACGATGACCAGAAAGTCAGGCAGGTTCTTTCGGGTATGCTGAAGGTTCTGGGGCACAAAGTTACCGAGTCTGCTGATGGGGCCGAAGCAATAGAACTCTACAAAGAGAAATTATCCTCGGGGGAACCCTTTGATGCCGTTATAATGGATCTTACCATCCCCGGTGGAATGGGAGGAGAGGCTGCCATTAAAGTACTAAAAAAAATCGATCCGGATGTGAAGGCAATTGTTTCCAGCGGGTACTCCACCAATCCGGTACTGTCCAATTATTCCGATTATGGGTTCAGAGGGGAGCTTGTAAAACCATTCAGAATTTCCACTCTTGAAAAGGAACTGAAAACGCTTCTTGTTCGATAA
- a CDS encoding helix-turn-helix transcriptional regulator, protein MPGRRRAQNRCRRGITRFLEPCLLLLLHGGESHGYELLDNLERFGFSENPADSSTIYRILRSLEEKGFATSRWAEGDSGPARRVYSLSPAGDGYLQMWVSDLEKTDRILHRFFSEYRNHMELHHSNGRKTIKGKE, encoded by the coding sequence TTGCCTGGACGAAGAAGAGCGCAGAATCGCTGTAGGAGAGGAATAACAAGGTTCCTTGAACCATGCCTTCTTCTGCTGCTCCATGGGGGAGAATCCCACGGCTACGAGTTACTTGATAACCTTGAACGCTTCGGATTCAGCGAAAACCCCGCGGATTCAAGTACCATATACCGTATACTCAGAAGCCTTGAGGAAAAAGGTTTCGCGACTTCCAGATGGGCCGAAGGTGACTCCGGTCCGGCAAGAAGGGTTTACTCTCTCTCGCCGGCGGGTGACGGATACCTCCAGATGTGGGTGAGCGATCTTGAGAAAACCGACAGAATACTGCACCGCTTCTTCAGTGAATACCGGAATCATATGGAACTGCATCACAGTAACGGCAGGAAAACCATTAAAGGAAAGGAGTAA
- a CDS encoding DUF5320 domain-containing protein has protein sequence MPAGDGTGPRGEGPLTGRAMGRCAGYPANGYATAPGRGGGYGFFGRGGGGRGFRNRYYETGFPQWRRYPQYDGPMYNQEPTETESLKSQVQFVADTIEQIAYRVNQLLKRKTEKE, from the coding sequence ATGCCGGCAGGAGATGGAACCGGACCCAGGGGAGAAGGACCCCTGACAGGAAGAGCGATGGGAAGGTGCGCCGGATATCCGGCAAACGGATACGCAACCGCTCCGGGCCGCGGAGGCGGATACGGTTTTTTCGGAAGAGGCGGCGGAGGCAGAGGCTTCAGGAACAGATACTACGAGACAGGTTTCCCTCAATGGCGCAGATATCCACAGTATGACGGTCCCATGTACAATCAGGAGCCAACAGAAACAGAATCGCTGAAAAGTCAGGTTCAGTTTGTGGCGGACACTATCGAACAGATCGCTTACCGTGTGAATCAGCTTCTGAAAAGAAAAACAGAAAAGGAATAA
- a CDS encoding NifB/NifX family molybdenum-iron cluster-binding protein, translated as MKVIVSSTGSDVDSVISPVFGRAKFYLLVNTEDFSFESFENPAVTQSGGAGIQAAQFILKKNPDAVISSNVGPNAYEVLSAGSVSCYIAKDGTARETIEAFNGGDLKMMGAANAGSHAGMAGSSANRSESATGEKDDLEMLSARLRDLRGQVADILKQLDRIMEEQSS; from the coding sequence ATGAAAGTAATTGTGAGTTCAACCGGAAGTGATGTTGATTCCGTAATCAGCCCGGTGTTCGGCAGGGCGAAGTTCTACCTTCTTGTGAATACTGAGGACTTCTCCTTCGAGAGCTTCGAGAACCCCGCGGTAACTCAAAGCGGCGGAGCCGGAATACAGGCGGCACAGTTCATTCTGAAAAAGAATCCCGACGCGGTGATATCTTCGAATGTCGGTCCCAACGCCTACGAAGTCCTCTCTGCGGGTTCCGTATCCTGCTACATAGCCAAAGACGGAACTGCACGGGAGACAATAGAGGCTTTCAATGGTGGTGACCTCAAAATGATGGGAGCAGCGAATGCGGGTTCCCATGCGGGGATGGCAGGAAGCTCGGCCAACCGTTCGGAAAGCGCCACCGGAGAAAAAGATGACCTTGAAATGTTGTCTGCCAGGCTCAGGGATTTGAGAGGCCAGGTCGCTGATATTCTGAAGCAGCTTGATAGAATCATGGAGGAACAATCCTCATGA
- a CDS encoding dinitrogenase iron-molybdenum cofactor biosynthesis protein: protein MRIVVSSDSSKKLDSSVSHHFGRCPYFTIVDIEGNSIVNVESVDNPYFSAHSPGQVPSFIKKLGANVMLAGGMGGRAISIFDSFGIKCSTGAAGTVKGSIDNYMADNLPGASPCRESIEHAHDDSSYEKEPVGRLREEAAALLEKLDEIIVKLPDKR from the coding sequence ATGAGAATCGTCGTATCATCGGACAGCAGCAAAAAACTTGACAGTTCCGTAAGCCATCATTTCGGAAGATGCCCGTACTTCACAATAGTGGATATCGAAGGAAACAGTATCGTCAATGTAGAATCTGTGGATAACCCATACTTCAGCGCACATTCACCAGGACAGGTCCCATCCTTTATTAAAAAGCTTGGCGCCAACGTAATGCTTGCCGGAGGCATGGGGGGAAGAGCTATATCCATCTTCGACAGCTTCGGAATAAAATGCTCAACCGGAGCTGCCGGTACTGTAAAAGGTTCTATTGACAATTACATGGCAGACAATCTACCCGGAGCCTCTCCCTGCCGCGAGAGCATTGAACATGCCCATGACGATTCAAGCTACGAAAAGGAACCTGTCGGGCGCCTGAGGGAAGAGGCGGCAGCCCTACTTGAAAAGCTTGATGAGATAATCGTCAAACTGCCTGACAAAAGGTAA
- a CDS encoding ATP-binding protein: protein MIIAVASGKGGTGKTTVAVSLAIAATPKSSEKPLLLDCDVEEPNSGLFLDIDYTSGKDTGVLVPEVDLDKCNFCGRCAEVCVWNAIAVAGEKVLVFRDLCHGCSSCALVCPEDAISEITHVTGRIEGGTDGSIDFARGILNVGQAMPVPVITSVLNEYLPKSASSTVIIDSSPGTSCPVVEAVSRSDFVILVTEPTPFGLHDLKAAVDVVVNQMNIPAGVIINRDGIGNSDVEKYCHCENLPILARIPMDRRIAEMLSNGIPLLRGLPEYTEVFLNILAAVRKEVQQLNK from the coding sequence ATGATTATTGCTGTGGCAAGCGGTAAAGGTGGCACCGGCAAGACAACGGTAGCTGTAAGTCTTGCCATTGCCGCCACTCCGAAATCCTCAGAAAAACCACTGCTCCTTGACTGCGATGTTGAGGAACCTAACTCCGGTTTATTCCTCGATATAGACTATACTTCCGGGAAGGATACCGGCGTACTGGTTCCTGAAGTCGATCTTGATAAATGCAATTTTTGCGGTAGATGTGCCGAGGTTTGCGTATGGAACGCTATCGCAGTCGCGGGGGAAAAGGTGCTTGTCTTCCGCGATCTCTGCCACGGATGCTCCAGTTGTGCCCTTGTATGCCCCGAAGATGCAATCAGTGAGATAACCCATGTAACAGGTAGAATAGAAGGAGGAACGGATGGTTCCATTGATTTTGCCAGAGGAATTCTAAATGTAGGCCAGGCGATGCCCGTTCCGGTAATCACATCCGTTCTTAACGAGTATCTCCCTAAATCGGCAAGTTCCACAGTCATCATAGACTCTTCTCCCGGTACATCCTGCCCGGTGGTGGAAGCTGTCAGTAGAAGTGATTTTGTTATTCTCGTGACTGAGCCGACGCCATTCGGCCTTCATGATCTCAAGGCAGCTGTGGATGTAGTGGTCAACCAGATGAATATCCCCGCAGGGGTTATCATAAACCGTGACGGAATTGGAAACAGCGATGTTGAGAAGTACTGTCACTGCGAGAATCTGCCGATTCTTGCTCGTATCCCTATGGACCGAAGGATCGCGGAGATGCTTTCCAATGGAATTCCTCTCCTTAGAGGCCTTCCCGAATACACAGAAGTATTCTTGAATATTCTTGCAGCCGTCAGGAAAGAGGTTCAACAATTAAACAAATAG
- a CDS encoding ATP-binding protein, which translates to MKQIVILSGKGGTGKTSLTAALAHIAADKHTLVLADADVDAANLEILLKPEKTEEFIFIGGYKAEIDKDRCTNCGVCSDVCRFSAVIPPSSLEKNYRIDRISCEGCNSCVYQCPINAITSERTTAGAWFVSRSVYGTLYHAEMKAGEENSGKLVTTVKNAAIKKCGELGESILLVDGPPGIGCPVIAACAGADLAVISTEPGVSAIHDLTRILETVRHFGITPAVCINRSDINPDKTREIEEFCIEDKIPLLGRIPYDPAVTRSMSKGLPVNAFDPSAPSSIAISGIWKSVSSLI; encoded by the coding sequence ATTAAACAAATAGTAATCCTCAGCGGAAAGGGCGGGACGGGAAAGACGTCTCTAACCGCGGCATTGGCTCATATAGCTGCGGATAAGCATACACTTGTTCTGGCGGACGCTGACGTTGACGCTGCTAATCTCGAGATATTGCTGAAACCGGAGAAGACTGAAGAGTTCATATTCATTGGTGGATACAAAGCTGAGATAGATAAAGACAGGTGCACTAACTGCGGGGTATGTTCTGATGTCTGCAGATTCAGTGCGGTTATTCCTCCGAGTTCTTTGGAAAAAAACTACAGGATCGACAGGATCAGTTGTGAAGGATGCAACTCCTGCGTTTACCAGTGTCCTATAAATGCGATAACAAGCGAGAGAACAACTGCAGGAGCATGGTTTGTGTCCAGATCCGTCTACGGTACCCTTTACCACGCAGAGATGAAAGCGGGAGAAGAGAATTCAGGCAAGCTGGTTACTACCGTCAAGAATGCAGCTATCAAAAAGTGCGGAGAACTCGGTGAATCTATCCTTCTTGTTGACGGCCCTCCGGGTATAGGCTGCCCGGTAATTGCGGCCTGTGCAGGCGCTGACCTTGCCGTGATATCTACAGAACCGGGGGTATCGGCTATTCACGACCTGACCCGTATTCTTGAAACGGTGAGGCACTTCGGAATTACGCCCGCGGTCTGCATCAATCGAAGCGATATCAATCCCGATAAGACCCGTGAAATCGAGGAATTCTGCATAGAAGATAAAATCCCTCTACTGGGGCGAATTCCTTACGATCCCGCCGTCACCAGATCTATGTCAAAGGGGCTTCCGGTGAATGCATTCGACCCTTCAGCGCCATCCTCAATCGCTATCTCCGGAATCTGGAAATCCGTTTCTTCTCTGATCTGA
- a CDS encoding T9SS type A sorting domain-containing protein, which translates to MRLFLFSLLMIFPALLLAQSMHQVDTDLTSEWEATGFNNGRAMVRDADGYFHIVYHTQDNPDSSPGGPCDIWYSHTLIPAPPTISADWAPAVKIVNLPGDDRYPSIAIEHGSAGVSNDNDMLHVVWQHNEGEPGSVYDIFYCSSPNALVPPPDAWRLASPLHVSAHNSLVPDIDCSLGNILHVVWQEEDVDPFSEIYYSQSPDHGGSWSPFTNISMTLEANSQMPDVATIIDFPEAPSEYTYCSEVVHVVWNDDYDTSSPPHILYTFSPDAGISWMPFEDVTFISGAYGSDGYPTLTVDRDDIPHVAWMTYLLPSDPDNPGPYTPGVDPAVVNSFPGPDPGMYGVYLNYILYSWRLGAVWSPFETVSGVIGDEEFPSIAVDQYNNLYVAYQNMLVSGDYDIYQATKVIGGFPWVPACISNDPDHDDFFPSEATKKAGTSSPGFDLTWTKIDSDGSAGGHGSLAARSSAHEIWFSGNTSYAPPVAIGDSPDGIQVQGLSVYPNPVLAGAWIFTGESSGLVKIFDLSGRVVFRESIMPNSNGNCFWGAVGSDGTPLPNGQYIVTLQNGELLETRSIIVAR; encoded by the coding sequence ATGCGTTTATTTTTGTTTTCTCTTCTCATGATCTTTCCCGCTTTACTCCTTGCTCAGAGCATGCATCAGGTCGATACCGATCTGACCAGTGAGTGGGAAGCAACCGGGTTCAACAACGGCCGGGCCATGGTCAGAGATGCCGATGGCTACTTCCATATTGTTTACCACACACAGGACAATCCGGATTCCTCTCCGGGCGGACCCTGCGATATCTGGTACTCGCATACGCTGATCCCGGCTCCTCCTACGATTTCCGCTGACTGGGCTCCTGCCGTTAAAATCGTCAATCTCCCCGGCGATGACCGCTACCCGTCAATAGCGATAGAACATGGTTCCGCAGGGGTTTCCAATGACAACGACATGCTTCACGTTGTCTGGCAGCACAATGAAGGAGAGCCTGGCAGTGTATACGATATCTTCTATTGCTCCAGTCCCAACGCCCTGGTTCCCCCTCCCGATGCCTGGAGGCTTGCGTCACCTCTACATGTGAGTGCTCATAATTCGCTCGTTCCGGACATAGACTGTTCCCTTGGCAACATACTTCATGTCGTCTGGCAGGAAGAGGATGTCGATCCTTTCTCTGAGATCTACTATTCGCAGAGTCCGGATCATGGAGGCTCATGGTCCCCTTTCACGAACATAAGCATGACGCTGGAGGCAAACAGCCAGATGCCGGACGTCGCCACGATCATCGATTTCCCTGAAGCTCCATCGGAGTACACTTACTGTTCGGAAGTTGTTCATGTCGTATGGAACGACGATTATGATACTTCGTCACCTCCTCATATTCTTTACACATTCAGCCCCGACGCCGGAATATCCTGGATGCCTTTTGAGGACGTAACTTTTATTTCGGGAGCGTACGGAAGCGATGGATATCCGACTCTCACTGTTGACAGAGATGATATTCCTCATGTGGCATGGATGACATACCTTTTGCCAAGTGATCCGGATAACCCGGGTCCATATACACCCGGCGTTGATCCTGCCGTTGTAAACAGCTTTCCCGGACCGGATCCGGGAATGTACGGGGTTTATCTCAATTACATCCTTTACAGCTGGAGACTCGGCGCTGTATGGTCTCCTTTTGAGACCGTAAGCGGTGTAATCGGCGACGAGGAATTCCCCTCCATAGCTGTCGATCAGTACAACAATCTATACGTAGCTTATCAGAACATGCTGGTCAGTGGTGATTACGATATCTATCAGGCAACCAAGGTTATAGGTGGTTTCCCGTGGGTACCGGCATGCATTTCCAACGACCCGGATCATGACGACTTCTTCCCGTCCGAAGCGACCAAGAAGGCCGGAACTTCAAGTCCGGGGTTTGACCTTACCTGGACGAAGATTGACAGTGACGGCTCCGCTGGAGGTCATGGTTCTTTAGCCGCGCGTTCTTCAGCTCACGAGATATGGTTCTCTGGAAACACGTCATACGCGCCTCCGGTTGCTATAGGTGATAGCCCGGATGGAATTCAGGTACAGGGTTTAAGCGTTTATCCTAATCCTGTTCTTGCAGGCGCGTGGATATTCACAGGTGAATCCAGCGGACTGGTAAAGATATTTGATCTAAGCGGACGCGTTGTGTTCCGCGAATCAATTATGCCGAACAGTAACGGAAACTGTTTCTGGGGGGCAGTGGGTAGTGATGGCACACCCCTTCCCAACGGACAGTACATTGTTACTCTTCAGAACGGCGAGTTACTGGAAACTCGTTCCATAATCGTCGCCAGATAG
- a CDS encoding prepilin-type N-terminal cleavage/methylation domain-containing protein: MKKQNGFTLVELMIVVIIIGIIAAIAIPKFSAMSLKAHAARIISDFSMFQTALFSYHLDSGEYPRDQYPGRPVPELVDYLPEGFEYNLRPELDARYDWDKWGSPGNPWYPWTGTILGFSVTSRDRALIQAIDDLYKGNFHWTLNNNYTFVITAIQE, from the coding sequence ATGAAAAAACAGAACGGTTTCACTCTTGTGGAACTAATGATAGTCGTAATTATCATCGGTATCATCGCCGCTATTGCAATCCCTAAATTCTCCGCTATGTCGCTAAAAGCTCACGCAGCCAGGATCATCAGCGATTTCAGCATGTTTCAGACAGCTCTTTTTAGTTACCATCTCGATTCGGGAGAATACCCTCGAGACCAGTATCCCGGCAGGCCGGTTCCGGAACTCGTGGATTACCTCCCCGAGGGCTTCGAGTATAACCTTCGACCTGAACTCGACGCGAGGTACGACTGGGATAAATGGGGATCACCCGGAAATCCCTGGTACCCCTGGACAGGAACGATACTCGGATTCTCTGTTACTTCCAGAGACCGGGCGCTGATTCAGGCAATCGACGACCTTTACAAGGGCAATTTTCACTGGACATTAAACAACAACTATACGTTCGTGATAACCGCTATACAGGAATAG
- a CDS encoding ATP-binding cassette domain-containing protein, giving the protein MPPYISIGGYSDPPRISYLSIEAGKGELVALVGCPGSGKSNLIKSIAGIRSVSGGSIRIMGAKPDSMRAREEAVFVFQNFNFAPDLAVRTQLERRIALLRGVPVRDVRMDIENWCKEMELTEIAQYVPQQMNRSQLQMLSLAPLALTDPLVAVLDEPLVNMSSISISSALSIILSLLEKNASVLALVQSKSPLVKRADRVVNLL; this is encoded by the coding sequence ATGCCTCCGTACATTTCCATTGGCGGTTACTCCGATCCGCCCCGGATATCTTACCTCTCCATTGAAGCAGGCAAAGGAGAGCTTGTAGCTCTCGTCGGCTGTCCGGGAAGCGGTAAGAGTAATCTAATCAAATCCATTGCGGGTATCAGGTCCGTAAGCGGGGGTTCCATCAGAATTATGGGGGCTAAACCAGATTCCATGAGAGCCCGAGAGGAAGCTGTTTTTGTTTTTCAGAATTTCAATTTCGCTCCGGATTTAGCTGTCAGAACCCAACTTGAACGCAGAATAGCTCTCCTTCGCGGGGTCCCGGTAAGGGATGTTCGAATGGATATTGAGAACTGGTGTAAGGAAATGGAGCTAACAGAAATTGCTCAATACGTTCCCCAGCAGATGAACCGCTCTCAACTCCAGATGCTCTCACTCGCTCCCCTGGCTCTTACAGATCCCCTGGTAGCCGTACTTGATGAACCTCTGGTAAATATGTCGTCAATTTCAATCAGTTCGGCTCTTTCCATCATATTGTCTCTGCTTGAAAAAAATGCTTCCGTGCTCGCGCTGGTGCAAAGCAAATCTCCTCTGGTTAAGAGAGCTGACAGGGTGGTGAACCTATTATGA